A window of Nicotiana sylvestris chromosome 8, ASM39365v2, whole genome shotgun sequence genomic DNA:
AGGAACTTTATCAGGTCAGATTTTTGTTTATATAATACTCATGACATATATTCCGCGAGATATATCATAGTATAAATTAGTTTTGCATTCAAAATAGTGatctttacaaaaatagccatcTATATTCGATATTTACAAAAATTGTCGTCTATATTCATTGCTTACCttttctagccatatacatagTTTATACAtttattatacataattatacacatataatacatacttatgcatatattatacctcTACCAGCTATTTTTAGCTTAAACGGTTGGGGAGACGACTATTTGTGTTAATTCTTCTTCAAAATAACCTTACTAAAAGTGTAATCGAATTGATCAGGAGTGGCTAGGGGATGCGAGTGGCAACATTTGGCTATGTGCATCACCTTGGAGTTCAACCTACAAGCACAGGTAATTCAAATGCATGACATGCTCGGTTTTCTCTAGTATTCAGATAGACGGATTTtggatataatttttttttaaatactaaagctcattttatattttaaaattatgagTTAAGAATCTAATATTCGTCAAAAttttagtgattttttaaaaTCTATGTCTATGCTACGTATCAAAAGTTAATAATGGATTGAACGCAATTGAACGTAGGATTCATCTTGTGGCTTTAATATAttctttttggattttaataTATTAAATCGCAATTAATCTAGAATATAATTGAGGTGTAGTTAACTAAttaaagtgtttttttttttttgaaaaatgacattgtatagtcgattttaaaataatagtcgaaaatatatataaaatttatacaaattttttatattttttcggctaccgaatgtaaatagtttctggcgctggctaaaagtgataataccctctttattttttaaacatgatgcagggTTTATGGATGGGCTTGATATGTGGTCTAGCTTGCCAAGCTTCTGGCTTATTGCTACTAACATTGTTTACCAGATGGGGAAAAGTAGAGGGCTCAACAAAAAGCAATAGAGAAAATGAACTTCTAGCTTAAGATTGAGTTCGTAAGAATAACTGAGTTGACTTTCTTATAAAAAATTTATTAGTTGAGTGATCgtactggtaaagttgttgtcatgtgatcaGGAGGTCATGGGTTCAAGCCATGGAAATAGCCTTTTACAGAtgtaaggttgcgtacaataaACCCTTGTGATCCGGTCCTTCCCCGGACCTTGGAcatagcggaagcttagtgcaCCAGACTGCCCTTTTTGATCGTACGAGAAATTAATTCGAGAATAATTTGTGTACGGCCAATGGCGTACTTGTTGGCCATTATTGATTGAGTTTATATTATTTCGgagttaaaataaaaaataaaaaaattatcgaGTTAAAATCATGAACTCGTCATTGATATTCTatagggagaaatttaaaaatagccagatttataactggtcattcaaaaatagcccaatttcaaaagtaatcgaaatttagccacttttcatgtaaagataaatctgagcaaaaacactgttcaaaacccggaaaatacgcccgtatattatactggagttccagcataagtatgcttgaattccaacatattatacgggagttccaggataactatgctagaactccagcataatatattggagttccagcataagtacactagaactccagcataatatactggagttccagcaagtataaatgtccaatataatatactggagtttggagcaccggtgctccagtctcccgtatattatacaggaatcagcaaagtataccggtccagcataatatgctggagttcgtacacagatgcaccgaactcccgtatattatgcgggaccgatctctgttgcagcaaaatagtggctatttttcattgacttcgtaaacggtagctatttttgaatgaccagtccgaaaactggctataccgtgctattttaactattCTATAAAACGAGATAGAAAGAGCGTTAACTATATAATCACTGAATTTCTAACTTCTATACGAAAACCCAATTGCAAAACTGTGAGATTTGGTCTTTCCTTATCCAAATGTACATCTTACCTAACAAAATATATGCAAATTTATCATCAAAGCAAAGATCACTTAACTATTCATTCTTCACTGAGCATGCAGCTACTTTTGGTACCATCACTCTAAAAGATTGTTATTTAAAAATTAGACAGTGTatcttaaattttaatttttcagtttaattTTAATTGACAAAAATATCTCAAAGTtaagatttttaatttaaaatttcaggacaaaataagtTTTGGCTAATCTTTAAATAGCATCCCTAAAAATGGCTATATGTttacttcccccccccccccaaaagatTTAGGGATAGATTTACTCAAATAACCTTTTTAAAAGGGTGAAGTACACAAATAGCCCTCAAAGTGGATGATCTTGAATTTTTGTCCCCAATTGCCTCCTGGGCAGAATTTCAAGTCTAAAAAGTATTGCTCATCGCTTGCGCCATGAGCAACAGTTTTAACTTTTGACCTTGAAATTTTGCCCACGAGACAAGCGGGGTTCAAAAAATAAAGATCACCCCAAAAAGtgttattttctgcaatttttagatttttagagttattgcttatactCCGTTCTTGTTTTAAAAGTTTTGCAAATATAACCTATTGCTTAACAACCGAAAAATGGAAAATTTCATCCAACAGTTCAAAATTTTAAAATGTTACATACAAAAAttttacaaattttatatatttttcggctactgaatgTAAATATTTTATTTCGCAGTCTAAAAGTGATAATAGCCCCAAGATTTAGGGGCAGATTTACTCAGATGACCCTTTTAAAGGGTGAAGAACACAAATAACTCTCAAAGTGGATGATCTTGAATTTTTGTCCCTAATTGTGTCATCGGCAGAATTTCACGTCTAAAAAGTAGTGTCTCTCGCTTGCGCCATGGGCAACACTTTTAACTTTTGATCTTTGAAGTTCTGCTCATGAGGCAATCGGAGGTCAAAAGTTAAATATCACCCTAAAAGGTGTCATTTTTCTACAACTTTTAGATTTGTAGAGCTATTGCTTATATTTAATTATTGTTTAAGAGTTTTGCAAATATAACCTAGTGCTTAACAACCGGAAGATGAAAATTCTCACATTACAGCTTCCGCAAATTTAAAACTTCGGTTATAAATTTTTTTATAGGTTGTTCAGTTTCTTTTACTACTTAAATAATTTATCTAAAATTTTCGCTGAATATGTCTGAGCCTTTTtccgggagaaattcaaaataaCTAGATTTACAAGTGgacattcaaaaatagccacatattcaaaagtaatcaaaatttagctatttttcatgaaagataaatctgaacgaaaacactgttcaaaatctagaaaaatactccagtatattatactggaactttccgcgtgttggagttccaggataatatgctggaagttcatacacaggtgcaccgatctccagtatattatgctggaactttccgtgttgcagcaaaatagtggctattttttaataactttgcaaatactgactatttttgaatgatctgTCCTAAAACTGGCTAACCTGTGCTATTTTTACCCTTTTCTGGACGATGTTTACTAATTAGGCCCAGCTTTACGTGGCTCGCAAATGAAAATCAAAGCTAAGTTTTTGAGAAATGATATTTTTGTCGTTCCCAAAAATAATAGCCGCtaaaatgtatatttttttatatatattactCCTATATTTGTTGGCGCGAATACAATTAGTTTGGAATGACCGGACTAATTTTCTATTTTCCCAAAGGTTTTTCTGTTTTCTCAGTCAACAACCAAACATGAAGTccgtttaattaattaaatacaCTTACCGTTATGTCCTTAGCCTTTCTCCACGTGTtaaatatatataatccaaacacacttttgtttttttattctctCCTAATCAAACacatttttccaattcttttttCAACAAAACACATTTTTCTAAATTGCTgtgttttttctttaatttgcaaCGGTAACCTTTTCAACACCCCTTATATATAACTCTTATCTCATCCTTAAAACCTCAACATCAGCCTACAATATTTCCTCTTACTATTCTTCTGAATTTCAGTttccttttcctctctttttctcatcactcatcttttcttttctatatttatttatatatatcaAAGAAATTGTTACTATAATTCATGGCTTTGCATAAACATCTTCTAGTAATTTTCTTAGCTTGTTTCATTAGCTCTTCTTATGCTTATCAATTCTACGTTGGTGGAAAAGATGGTTGGGTTCCTAACCCTACTGAAAATTACAACCATTGGGCTGAACGAATGCGATTCTCAGTCAATGACACTCTACGTAAGTTCTGCTGAATTGTGTGATCATCTCGTTTATAAGATGTGCTCGtaaatttttatgttttgattGACTTGTATGATCGCGGAAACAGACTCTATGTCCTCTAGGATAGGGGTAATGTCTGTGAACACACTATACTCCGTAAACCCTACTTGTAGGATTCATtggatttttttgttgttgttattgtttggcTTCTATGATCATCATGTTTAAGAGATGTGTTTCTATTTTTAAGTTGTGATTTAATCTTGAAGTTCTGATTGAATTGTATGATTATTGACCATCTTGTCTAAAACATGAGCCCATAATCTTGAAGTTCTGATTGAAATATGTGATCATCTTATCTAAAAATATGCTCGTATATTTtaagtttggattgaattatATGATCATGTCTGTATTTTTGTTTTACCTTATTGATTATTTGTTTTGTGTTTGGTTTATGTAGTGTTCAGGTACAAGAAAGGATCAAATTCAGTATTAGTGGTAAACAAGGATGATTATGAAAAGTGCAACACAAATAATCCGATCAAGAAAATGGATGATGGGAATTCTATATTCAAGTTTGATCGTTCTGGTCCTTTCTTTTTTATTAGTGGAAATAAAAATGATTGTGAAAAAGGATCACAAAAATTAATTATTGTTGTTTTAGCTATTAGAACTCCTCCTTCTGCTCCTACACCACCTACCCCCTCAACTCCAGCTCATGGTCCAGTAGCTTCTCCTCCGGGAACATCTCCGGCGATATCTCCGGCAACTTCTCCAGTTCCTGCTCCTGTAAATCAAACACCTGCTTCATCTCCAGGAAATGCTCCAACTCCGGCGACATCTCCAGTTCCTGCTCCTGTAAATCAAACACCTACTTCATCACCAGGAAATGCTCCAACTCCGGCATCTTCTCCGGCTATATCTCCGTCGACATCTCATGCGCCGTCAATCAACAGTCCAT
This region includes:
- the LOC104217863 gene encoding early nodulin-like protein 4 — protein: MALHKHLLVIFLACFISSSYAYQFYVGGKDGWVPNPTENYNHWAERMRFSVNDTLLFRYKKGSNSVLVVNKDDYEKCNTNNPIKKMDDGNSIFKFDRSGPFFFISGNKNDCEKGSQKLIIVVLAIRTPPSAPTPPTPSTPAHGPVASPPGTSPAISPATSPVPAPVNQTPASSPGNAPTPATSPVPAPVNQTPTSSPGNAPTPASSPAISPSTSHAPSINSPSPSPSPATSPATSPAPARISPSGDITAPSPSSSGSSSSPTSSPPASSTPGSPGKSTPGIIAPAIDGGNSPPADIQSPTGSSTNSKNSAVKAFTPSAVLMSVVLTIILGGFVVSP